ACTTGGCCAGTTTCCCCTACTTCCACTGTTGTGCATTGTGCCAGTGGTCTGCCACTATCCAACAGGTTTCAGTGCTGTACGTGTCTGGTTTGTTAAAAGCTTTTGGATCCTTTGTAATGAAACATGCTATTGTGTTATTTACTCAGAAGTCTGACAGTCCTTCCAactgtgcagaaaaaaaaaactaaaaatcaaGAAGGTGAGGATGGAATACTCCTTGAATCACCAGGTTCCTAAGTTGGGCATCAAAGCAAAAGGCTTTCAGCTATTAAAACTATAAAATTATCTCCCTCAACACTCATATgtataagaaatggaaaataatagAGCAGCACCAGTCACACAATTTCTCTATACACAGTGTGCAAAATCTAATTTATTTCAGCCCAGGATCACAATCAACATTAAACTAAAAAACCCTTCCTACTGAATTTGTGAAGCTACCCAGCCTCTCCACACAATGTATTTAGATGTAAGTGGAGTTAGTTTTACATCTGATTATATTGTACTCTGAAAATAAAAGATGAGTAGACTTGATTTTGGTTCAAATGAAAAACTGTTTCCCACCTCTAAGTATTTTCTGAAAAAGCCAAGAAATATTTAGTCTAACAAAATCTCATTTACATGTGTCACACACAACCGAGATTCATCACTCAATATGTTATGCAAAGGAACCTTTtttgagaaacaggttttttttttttatagttggCGGAGTATCTGATTTTTACCTTGCCTCATCAGCATTAACTGATGTTCATGTCTAGCTGCTTCCATTTCCGCTTCTAGTTTCTCTTTGGCTTCTCTAATGTTCCTGTCAACCTGTTCTCGCTGCTGCTTTTCCATCTCATCAAGAGCCTTCCATCGGGAAGCATACTCAAATTCAAATGTTCCAGGTTGAGCAAAACGTGGAGGCTGCTCTCTTTCCCTAATAAAAATGCACACAGTTAAAATGTACGGAAATTTATTTATAAAGTAGCTGCAGTAGCAAAATATATTCCTAATCAAACATTCTGATTTAATTTCTAACTTTAAATCAAGTTGccaatttctgtaatttaaatTAGCAGCtcagaaaaattcatttttcagaACTCAGTCCCAAAACTTTATGGCAGGACTCTGCAGTAAGATTACTCTGCATGACCAGAGAAATAGTCCAGATCAAACCCCATGTAAATTTATTCGTTTTTAAGGAAGACTTGTTTTGCATTATATTGAAAATTTCTGATGCTTTAGCAGAAGACTATGCAACTAAACTAATAATTATCAGGCTGCTAAGAAAGTGGCTtataaacatgattttttttaacaccaATGTTTGAAAAAGTGTCATGGCTTGCTGTATTAACATATTACTCAAAGCCTTCAAAAACTAAAGCCCATCAAAATTTTAGTTCACAATATCCTTTTCAAATGCTTGTTCTATTGTAATAATTCATTAAAGAGCAATGAACCAAAATATTTATCtcatacattattttaaaaaatcattctaTTTTTGCTTGTCATCTGAGTAAGCATTTTGGCTCCAGCAATCAGGATTTCTTGGGGAGAGTCTCAAATTTCAACACTAAAATTAAAAGAACTTTGGTTTCTCCTGACACTCAAGACTTACACAGTTTACTTTATTGCAGCCATCACTGCGGTATttgaagccctgatcctgcaggaaCACTGATGTACAGAGTCAATGAGACTGCTCAGAGTAAAAATAAACATGTGCACAaatcttttcaggatcagggacTGAGTGCCTATTATCTGAGTTTGCACTTCATAATCAGGAAAGCCTAACAattgtatatatatttaaaaacaaaaaaaatctgcttatTAGACAAACAGCACTCTCTTTCCCATCCTCACTCTACACATGAAGGTACAATTTAATAAACTTCTGTTCATCAAGCTAACCTAATAATGTTTAAGGAAATCTGAATCTAAATCCAACTTACTTATGATACTGTTGTGTTTTTTGCATTAATTTCTCTGGTAGCCCATCTTCATCATCAAATTGTTCCATAGGTTCTACAACAACAGGTCGAGGTGTTCTGAAAGAAATATTAAAGGTTTTCTGTGTTAATATTTTAATTCATTAAACAAACCAAGGAAATCCACATTGAAACAAGTTACATTTTGTAATATTGTTGGGAAACATTCTAAAAAATGACTTCTTAGGATCTGTTAGGTACAACTCCTTCACatttaatgaaattttaaaaaagcacgGTCTTAGTGAATAAATTTGTCTTACACATAAGCCAACTTTATCTAGAAAACACTACTGCCCTTCTGATGGAAAAATAAACTGAGCAatttaaagaatgaaaaaaaaaaattaaaaatatctgtTTACAGGCGACTAAACTCTTTAGTGCAGGAATCATGTTTTTATTATGCATTTGTACAAATGTAGAAAAATGGGTCTGGGTCCATGAGAGGGGCTCCTAGAAGCTATCACAATACAAACAAACAGCAGCTTTGTTCAGATATACAAGAAATACAGAGATGCTTTTGAAAGTTACCTGcacaattaaaaatagaattgATAAGTGGACATCAGAGTTCCCActacaattaaaaaataatttcagcataactgactttttaaatgtcCTGTTCTGTAAAGTGCCATATTCTTAGAAATCAACATCTTCCCTTCATGAGCTATACACATCAGAGTATCAAACACAAACAAGCTACAAATTACAGAGATTTGCTTTTGTGGGAAAGCCAATTCATTACTTTCCCAACATCGTCAGTTCTAGACTTTTTAATATTGTTATTTTACGAACAGTAAAGCGGCTTCAAATAATGAAAACCTTACAGGACTGCACAATACTATTCAAAGTAATAGGATGGCATAGCCATTACAACATAGGGCATACTCATGTTCAACTTATGCAGAGAATCAAATGCTAATGGAAGAAAGAACAGATTTCAtgaaaaaagaataaattaaacCATGAGtacctgattctgccacccttactgaAATTGAGTAACCTTGCTTCATGAGCAggactattgatttcaatggaaatagtCGCAGAGCAAGATAGAAACACaagggtggcaaaatctggccctcaatGGTCTGAAAAGCCCCCTCAATACCTGATTATTAAGGGGATTCAACACATAATAGAAGAGTTTTTCAATACAATTGCATAAACCAATCTGGGTGagtaaaaaatgtgaaaaatctcATCCCATTATATAGATCTTCACAAAGAACCCAAAAAGCTACATAAATTAGAGTGTAACAAATTGTTTCATTGTATGATAGTTTTCTGGTATACTAAAACTTGTAATGTAAAGTTCTGGTAGCCACACTGTTCTTTCCATGGCTCTTCTTTCCCTATCCTATATCTTTGTAGCACAGCAGTTTCCACAAAAGTATATTTACAAAACAGTTGCATAATGATTCCATTATCAGTTACATCTTGTAACGAGTGCCATATGTAATGTGCCTGCAACACAATGTAGCAGCCACAACAGGGACCTACTAAATATGCCTGTAATTTAGTCCATTAGggaatattttggatttttaattCAGGCCAAAATCATGTGTTTTTATTCACTCAAACATTATGTCACTCACCTAAATGAGAAAAGTTATAGATAACTGCACAATACATTTTTTCCTAAGCAGTTGCAATTTCAACCATATTCAGCAAAGCAGCATAAAACTGCTAATGGCAAATGCATGTAGGCAAGCAGTCACACCACCACTGATAGTCCTCTGCCATTATGGCAAAGTGTGGAGAGGCAGAATTACAAAAGTATGaaggaagagattaaaaaaaggtGATGAGGTGCTATCAATAATAGCAAGACCTGAAAAATTTACATGCCCAGTTAGTAGGAAACCATACAGTTGTTAACATAACAGTCAAAATATGAACAGATGCAGGGTCATGTTCCTCCTAAGTCTGCAAATAGAAAACTTCAGCGCTTCTTCTTATAGTTTTGCCAAGATACCGCAAAGTAAACACCAACTAGAGTCTTGTCAGTTTTCACTACTGTTATTGGAAACTTCATGGTCAAGAATGAAACCAAAAACAATCTAATTACCTTTGGAGAATTCTGAATAGGTACGGAGAAAGTAAAAGTTACTGGAAAATAATTAAAGAACCTACAAAGAAAATAACACCTACCCATGAACATACTGTATTTACATATAACCAAATAAATCTCATGGCTATAGATATAGTTCATAACTAGCTGggattcagaaaaaaattcttgaGCAAAGTAAGATGCTTGGTGTGAATACTCAAAACAACCTTCCAGCTGACATCTATTTCACAGTAAATCTGGTGTCCAAGTTCTGAAAACACAATAAAAGGTCTGACCATGCTCTTGGTTGCAGTTTTCTATACATTATAAAACTCTCACCCACAAAtctgaccagaaaaaaaaaacctgtaactTACGTTGTTAGTAAGAATGCCCCATCACTGCATCTCTCTAGAGCCTTCCTTGCCGGAGGTTTTGCTGCAAACTCTACAAAACCTTTTCCTGTAGCTCTGCCACGATCATCTACTACAACAACAGCCCTCTCCACTGGACCAAATTGAGAAAAAGCTTGTTCCAGAAGCTCATTGGAAACCACAGGTGAAAGATTCTTGACTGTTAAGGCAGCTCCATGTGTAGCAAATCGAATTCGAAGTGGTCTACTCTTCAAAATAGTACCATCAAGTTCTGTCTTTGCTATTTCAGCCAGTGTTCTAGATTCCTttccaagaggggaaaaaaaaacattttatatgaATCCATTCTATACTTTCCTCAAGGATACTGAGTCAATTTATTAGTTTTCAGCTATTTTACCattacttaaaacatttttttaaagttatgagcATATTAAAATTAAGGGGGGGATTGGTCAACATTCAAAGTATCCTCTTCCCAAAGCAAGAGCTTTTCAGATTCCGTTTGTTCAATGATTTCAGCAATCTGCATTTGTTTTTCCATATAATTTGTTCTAATACGTCGTACTTTAAATCCATTAGTTTTGCTTGCATGTGCTAGAGGATGATTCCCCAAACACTCCTACAGCAGAAAAGTACGCAACTCTTTATATGGACAGTCAAAGTGAGTTCAGAACTTTCACACAACTTTTTTTCATAGGGACATATATATTATTTTCATTTCTGCCtctgtgagagggaggggggaagtttCCCCTCATTCACTCTTtgacagaaattttaaaatgtatagggaattttttattttttttgttaccATTCTTTTTATCCACTATCACTTTTGATTGAACTGATTGCTGAACTAAAGTCAAATACAATCTACATCCTAGCAGCACTATTTTGTTTTCTCTAGGGATTTTTATTATGCCTGTTGTATTTATTACCCTTCActtgtttttgtgccttttgcaTCTATCTAACCCAAGTGTCAATTTTCCCTGACGTTGCCCTCCCATTCTTATCCTGGAATTTTTCCTTTAACTTCTTTCACCTATACCCCAAGTTATTGTACTAAAGGAATCAAGCCAAAGAAAGTGGGAGGGAGACAGCTTTCTTCACAACCTCTGCAAAATTATACAGTTGACCAAAAAGACTACAAAAGAGTGACGTGAGATGCTCCATTCCTTAATCCTCTCAGCTACTACTAGCAAAGGGACAGTATTCTATCCCAGTTATATATTCAAGAAAAAAAAGCCTCTGtatagcaacattttaaaaaaatacaagtaTTTACACATTAGAAAAATCAATGTCAaagttacaatttaaaaaaaaaaatctaaaatattggAAACTGACAATTTAAGTACCCCAAAAAATCTTAACTCTGCTTTTCTATGCCCACCACCCTGTGCATTCTCTATTGACAGCAGCTTTGACTATGAAAAGCATCCCAGCATAGCAGACAGACTGATGATATGTTAAAACCTGTGGGCAATAAGCTAGCTTTGACTGCCTCAATTTTTTCATGATACACCagaaaccagattttcaaaaatgatgagCACATATAATCCAAAAACCAGGCAGGCCCCTTGAAGGTTTCTTAAAGTGGAGACCATTAAGTGGGGCATGCAAAAACACTGGTACTAGTCTAgtagcttttgaaaatgtaggctcTTCTTTTCAAAAGGATCTCAAGGAAACAGTAAGTGTATTTCACAATATATTTCACTAAAATGCAAATGGTATAACTTAACCTCTGAAATTGAGCCTCATTCTTTCATGAATAGAAGCCTACAGCAAATAATCCTACCTGGCTCAGACGCCACATATTTGGCTTTCAAAGAAATAAAGAACAAAAGGAGTGGGAGAAGTATCCAGAGCTCCTTCTTGAAGTATAATAAAACTTAATTCATGCTACATCATAAACAGGAAAAATCCAATTAATCACACAAAGAAACTTCTGGAAATAATGCAGTACGAGGGTGGACCAACCATCTCAACCCAACTAAACATGCTTTCTTATTCAAAGAAGCATTTTCCATTTTCTACTACTGAAAATTAAAAGGCAGTAAGAGTATCAGGTTATCTGTGCAGAACAAGtggggctggtgggtgggaggtgaagGCAGTTGGACATGTAAGTGGACAGGCAATAGTGTGCACTACTTGGGGATAGAAATGGAGGCGGTGAGGCAAGTGGCAGTCAGTGTATGGAagatttcagagaagcagccgtattagtctgtatttgcaaaaagaaaaggagtatttgcggcaccttagagactaacaaatttattttagcataagctttcgtgagctacagctcacttcatcggatgcattcagtggtatgtccaaataaattggttagtctctaaggtgccacaagtactccttttctttttagtgtatgGAAGAGTAACCATGGCAAGGCATGAAAGAAAGAACCGTACCAGGCGGAGGAGCAGAAGGGAAGCGATCAGGCTGTGAAACTAGCACTGACTGTACTGACAAGGGAAAGGAGACGAGGCTGTAGGGAAACATCTGTCCCACTCCGCCCCCAACTCGCACACAGAGGCCATAGGGGGGCGACGACACAAGCACtgtcccactcccccccccccaccgtatcagggagatgtaggttaggCGACTTTAGGGGCGAGGTCCGTCCCAATCCCCCACACACAATGCCTGTACGGCATGCAAACACCGAGACAAGgcctctcccactgccccccgGACGGTGTCAGTACCGGAATACTGTAGGCGGCCGGAGGGGCGAGGCCTGTCCCACTCCCTCGCAGACACGGACGGGGGAAGAGGTCCTTACCAGGCGGATGAAGCCGAAGCCGCGGTCGCGGTTGATAAAGACCTCGCTGGGCTCCCCGTAGCGCTCGAAGAGGCGCTTGAAGTCCTCCTCGGTGATGTCCGTGGGCAGGTTCCCCACGAAGAGGCGGCAGCGCTGCGTGTAGCTCTTTTCGCCGGGCTTGAGGAAGCTCTTGATGTCGATGGTGAACCCGACCTCCTGCTCCTCGTCGCCAGCCTCTTTGCCCGGCGCCATGGCCCCTACCTCGCTGTCCGCCTCCAGGCCCCGCATCCCCTTCAGGCCGCCGCCCCCCACCATGCCGAGCGGGGCCGCCGGGGAGCTGTTTTCGATCCGCACTTGTTTCAAGTTCCGGCTGTTCGCTGCCATGTTTCGGTCTCTCTCGCGCTCTGAGGGGGTCCTGGAGCCGCCGCAACCACTGACCGGACCACCAGCGAGCGAATTCAAAATGGCGGCGGCGCCAGCCCGAACGAGTTAACGTCTCTGAGGAAAGCCCCTCCCACCAACTGCTCAACCGTTGCGCCTGCGCAGTGACTCCCACTGGCGGGAGAAAGGGGGCGGGGAGACCGTCCGAGGCGAGCGTgtggaagctgggactgggggtggggcaggtttgCTTGTGTCACGGGACGCCCCGCTCGCTGCGCTGGGATATTCGTCCTATGGCGCTTTTCAGAGGAGCTGGGGGTTGCCCCTTTAAATCCCCGTCGCACCCTCCTTGGCAGCCAGCCTCTATGGACGCGGCTGTGGGTGAGTGGCTCTCTcgctacaggtttcagagtagcagccgcgttagtctgtattcgcaaaaagaaaagcagaactagtggcaccttagagactaaccaatttatttgacaggtttcagagtaacagccgtgttagtctgtattcgcaaaaagaaaaggagtacttgtggcaccttagagactaaattggttaggctctaaggtgccacaagtactccttttctttttgcaatttatttgagcataagcttccgtgagctacagctcacttcatcggatgcatatgcagatgaagcgagctgtagctcatgaaagcttatgctgagataaattggttagtccctaaggtgccactagttctccttttctttttgcgaatacagactaacgcggctgctactctaacACCAGTTAGTAAAACAGGTGAGTCTAGAATCTGTGGTTACCGAGGGCTGGGTTTTAGTACATTATATATTCTCCTGGACCTAGGCCAAAATGCACAGGGatagggaaaagctgcagcaggctGAAGAGGATGAAGACCATCATCATGCATTTTTGTCTGTCCCGTCTGAAGGTTCAGCTCTGAATGGAAAATGCTGAAGTGACAGGAAGCTCCATGTGCCATGCCAATGACATGTTATGGGATTTTGGTGTATTTCCAAAAATACCTGTGCTGCGTGTGAGACAAAGACAGGCAGGGGCAATTGTCAAAACCTTTAACTTGGAAAAATCTGAAGGGATTTTCATGAGGCCAATAAAGAACTATCTCCATGCCAAAGTTCAAAGTAAAACTGCAAACATTGGAGTTGttagaactcttttttttttttttaattgcaataatTTTTCATTGTAGACAATGTTATGGGTCATTTTTAGTTATTCAGAaagcaggggagggatagctcagtggtttgagcattagcctgctaaaacCAGGGTTgtaagctcaatccttgagggggccatttagggatctggggcaaaaattggggattagtcctgctttgagcaggggattggactagatgatcttctgaggtcccttccaaccctgatattctgtgattacAAGAAAATACCATTATAGTGCCATCTGGTGACTAAATCCAGGATTGTTTCAATAATTTTAATCAAATTACCTGGAAAGAAAAAATAGGAAACCTAGAATAAATTGGTCTATCCTTTGTAGTCTTAGAGAAATAAGATGATGAGGACTTCTAATTTAAAATTTATTAGTGGGCTTCCTTTCTCTGTTCAATTCACTACTAAACGTAATTATACAATGGATGGCTGCTGGGTCTAAATGGAGAGAGTAATCTTCTAAACATACCACCTTTACAAGATGCTCCATCAAACCCAACCGAATGTAGTTATTACAACATTTCTTTGCAGGCCGTCATTAGAATCTGgaaaaaatgagggggaaagCCAGTGTCTCTGAATATGCCTTCCCTTTTACTCCTATAAGTAATGCTGATCTTGGTAAAGGAAACAAAGGCTGCCAGAAATTTGATTGTCGGACTCACCAGTTTGAGCTTGAGGAAAGCATCCTAGCTTTTCTAAAGAAATAACTTTGAAAGCTGTATCCCTCACAAACATTGCTAGGTCACAGAATATGTGTTTGGCAATATTTTCCAACTAAAGTACTTTGCCTGTACTCCAGCTTACAAGAAAGATATAATCAGACTCCCAACTAAAATAGAAAGCAGTGTACTAATCCTTCCACTGCGTAATGCAGCAACATCTGAAATATAATATGCACTCAGCTATTTCTTACCAGTCACTTAAACTGTGTTCAAAAATAGGAGATGGACTTGGGCAGGCAGTTtacccaaacaaacaaataagTCATCTGGAACTTTTTGTGCAGCTGTATCCCAGTCAAGCAGGGAAATGTGTGgtacaatcatagaaatgtagggctggaaggacattgagaggtcatctagtccatccccctgctgaaGCAGGatcaaatatacctagaccatctttgtctagcctgtttttaaaaacctccagtgactgggattccacaatcacccttggaagcctattccagtacttaactatccttatagtaagaatttttttcctaatatgtaacctaaatcacccttgctgcacattaagcccattacttcttgtcctgccttcagtggacatagagaacaattgctcaccgtcctttttataacagcccttaatatatttgaagactgttgtcagatccccccttaatcttcttttctcaagactaaacatacccagtttttttaacccttcctcaggtcatgttttctaaacctgttaccatttttgttgctctcctcttggCTCTCTCctatttctccacatctttcctaaagtgtggtgtcaaaactggacaccatactcTCGCTAAGGCTTCACCACtgctgagcagagtgggacaattactaaccatgtcttacatacaacaatcctgttaatataccccacaTTATGTAAGTCTGTTTCACAACTCATcatattgttggctcatattcaatttgtgttcCACTAtcacctccagatccttttcagcagtactactgcctagcccgttattccccattttgtatttgtgcatttgatttttctttcctaaacaaagtactttgcacttgtcttttctgaattgcatcttgttgattttagatcaattctccaatttgccaaggtcattttgaattctaatcctgtcctccaaagtgcttgcaaccccacccagcctggaatcatccacacattttaaaagcatactctctattccattatccaagtcatgaaTGAAAAGGTTGAATATTACCAGACCCAGAagagacccctgcaggaccccactagatacatcctcccagtttgacagtgaaccatttataattactctttgagtatgtttttctcaaccagttgtgcaccaacTATATAGTAATTTcactagaccacatttccctagtctGCTTATAAGGATGTCATGTAGGATTGTGTCAAAactcttactaaaatcaagatgtgtCATGTTTATAGCTATAGGCCCATAACCCtgtaaaagaaggaaattaggttggtttggcatgacttcttgacaagtccatgttggctattacttatcaccctattatcctctaagtcagtggtgggcaacctgcggcccatcagggtaagctgacTGCAGGCCTTGAGACATTTTGCGGACGTTGACCATCCGCAagcatggccccctgcagctcccaatggccgcggttcgccattcccagccaatgggagctacgggaagCGACCCGGGCTGCAAGGACGTCTGGACCTGCAAGGATgactgcggatggtcaatgtccACAAAACATCTCGCAGCCCGCAATCAGCTTACCCtaatgggccgcaggttgcccaccactgacttaGAGGATAACAgcgtgataagtaatagccaacatggacttgtcaagaagtcatgccaaaccaatctaatttcctacGAGCTTGCAAACTGATTGTTGAATAAGAGCCTaggagggggatccacaggacctggggggggatcctttagcccACTAGAAGGTTGCTAGAAGGTCCACTTGATGATTCAGCTTTGACACTTCTGTGTGGTCCTTGCTGTGGGCTTTTACTTTACACAGGTAAGTTTGTCCCAACCTGTTGGA
The Eretmochelys imbricata isolate rEreImb1 chromosome 1, rEreImb1.hap1, whole genome shotgun sequence DNA segment above includes these coding regions:
- the PSPC1 gene encoding paraspeckle component 1 isoform X1; translated protein: MAANSRNLKQVRIENSSPAAPLGMVGGGGLKGMRGLEADSEVGAMAPGKEAGDEEQEVGFTIDIKSFLKPGEKSYTQRCRLFVGNLPTDITEEDFKRLFERYGEPSEVFINRDRGFGFIRLESRTLAEIAKTELDGTILKSRPLRIRFATHGAALTVKNLSPVVSNELLEQAFSQFGPVERAVVVVDDRGRATGKGFVEFAAKPPARKALERCSDGAFLLTTTPRPVVVEPMEQFDDEDGLPEKLMQKTQQYHKEREQPPRFAQPGTFEFEYASRWKALDEMEKQQREQVDRNIREAKEKLEAEMEAARHEHQLMLMRQDLMRRQEELRRLEELRNQELQKRKQIQLRHEEEHRRREEEMLRQREQEELRRQQEGGFKPNFLDNREQEMRMGDMGPRGAINMGDAFSPAPAGNQGPPPMMGMNMNNRGTLPGPALGPGPSMGPEGAANMGTPMMPDNGAVHNERFPQGGPSQMGSPLVSRTGSETPQPPMSGVGAVSGGPGGFGRGNPGGNFEGPNKRRRY
- the PSPC1 gene encoding paraspeckle component 1 isoform X2, encoding MAANSRNLKQVRIENSSPAAPLGMVGGGGLKGMRGLEADSEVGAMAPGKEAGDEEQEVGFTIDIKSFLKPGEKSYTQRCRLFVGNLPTDITEEDFKRLFERYGEPSEVFINRDRGFGFIRLESRTLAEIAKTELDGTILKSRPLRIRFATHGAALTVKNLSPVVSNELLEQAFSQFGPVERAVVVVDDRGRATGKGFVEFAAKPPARKALERCSDGAFLLTTTPRPVVVEPMEQFDDEDGLPEKLMQKTQQYHKEREQPPRFAQPGTFEFEYASRWKALDEMEKQQREQVDRNIREAKEKLEAEMEAARHEHQLMLMRQDLMRRQEELRRLEELRNQELQKRKQIQLRHEEEHRRREEEMLRQREQEELRRQQEGGFKPNFLDNHNERFPQGGPSQMGSPLVSRTGSETPQPPMSGVGAVSGGPGGFGRGNPGGNFEGPNKRRRY